A segment of the Streptomyces sp. L2 genome:
GGCCGCCGATGAGACGAAGCGTCCCCGGACGCGGTGAGGGTGTGCCATCCACCGCTCCGGCGGACGGCACACCCTCGAACCGCTCAGCACTCCGACGCGAACCGCACGAACTGCCCCCAGCCCTCGCGGCCCACCGCGAACGCCGGACGGCTCACGTCCTTGGAGTCCCGCACATGGACGGCCTGTTCGGCGATCGCGACCTCTACGCAGTCATCTCCCTCGCTGCCGCTGTAGCTCGACTTGAACCAGGACAGATCTGCCGTACCGCTAGTCATAGCTCTCCTCGCAGTCGCTCCAGCAACGCCCTGGATTCCGTGGGGCTCAGGGCCTGCGACCGCAGTGTTTCATAGCGTTGACAGATCACACTCACTTCTTTCGGGTCGGAGATCAGCCGCCCGTTCTTCTGGCCCTCGGAGTACCCCAGCCGCTGGCCCGACGGAGTCTCCAGAATTCGCACAGGCCCATCCAGGCACGGGTGCAGTCCTGCCTCCAACGGCACGACCTGGAACGTCACGTTGCGCGGGGCGGTCAGCTCCAGGACGTGGTCGTACAGTCCGCGCATCGCCTCCGCGTCACCGAACCGCCTTCGGAACACATGCTCCTCGACGATGAAGCTGAACGGCACTGTAGGCCGCTCTCGCATCATCGTCTGCCGTTCCATTCGCGCGGTGAGCTGGGCCTCAAGCTCGTCATCCGTCCGGGGCGGGACCGTGCCCTCGAACACCGCCCGTGCATAGGCCCGTGACTGCAACAAGCCCGGAACCAGCCTGCACTCATACGTGCACAGGCTCACCGCCTCCCGCTCCAGCGCTGCCCACCGCCGGAACCAGGCCGCGAACCCCGCCTCACCCCGCGTGAGATGACGGGACGCTTTCCGCAACGCACCCGTGTTGCCAAGCGGTTCCTCGGCTCGCTCCACGAACGCCTTGTCCGGCATCCGGCGGCCCAGCTCCACCGATTCCACGGTGTGCTTGGAGTACCGTACCCACGCCCCGAGTTCCTCACGGCTCAGGCCCGCGTGCTCGCGGAGTGCCTGGACGACCGCGCCGAACGTCCGCAGACTGTCCGAGGGCTGCGGCTCCCGCTCCCACTCCCCTGCCGGAGCCGGCGTCGGTCCGGCGCCTCCCGCCACGCGCTCGACCTCGGCCGCGCCCCCGTCGACGATGTCCATCCGCCGCCCTCTTTCCGTGCTCAGCACTCGTGCTCGTACCCGGACCGACGACAGCTCCGCGCTGCCGTCGAGGTCACCACACAGCGTGACGGAGTCGACGGCGTACTGTCCACCGATTGTGCCCGTACGCTCACACCGCGTACGGGGCACTTCCCTCGCACTCGCCCGTGCACGAGCGCCACCCTGGCCCCATGAATCACGCGACTCCCCAAGTCGGTGCACAGGTGGGCACCTTCACGCAACTGCTGTCCTCGACGCGGCGCGGCGCCCGGCTCGCCCGGCTGCTGGGTGTGGCCGAGCTGCGCACCTGGGGCGTACCGGAGGCCCTCACCGAGCGTGCCGAACTGGTGGTCGCGGAGCTGGCCGCCAACGCCGTACTGCACGGCAGGGTGTCCGGCCGCTGCTTCCGGCTGACCCTTCGATTCGACCCAGCGGACGGCCGTCTCCGCGTCGAAGTGAGCGACGCCCGCGGAGATCTGCCCCCGCTGAGCCTTCCGTTGGACGACGACGCCGACACGCTCCGCACCGGCGGGCGCGGTCTGGCGCTCGTCGCCGCCCTCGCCGACCGCGTGGCCTGCGTCCCGTACCCGCCCAGCGGCAAGACCGTCCGGGCCGAACTGCTGCATGTCGCCGCCCACTTGGACCCGGCCGGCAAGACCTCGATGTGATCGGTCGACGTGGAGGCCCTACCGGACGAGCGCACCCTCCCTACGCGGCCAGGGCGGGGAACACGACCACCGAGCCGTCCTTGTCGCGGGCCATCTCGATCGCCACGTCCGTCGCCCGGCCGTCGGCCGTGACGCCGTCGCCCAGCCGGTGCAGCCGGTGTGCCGCGCGCATCAGACGCTCGACCTCAGCGACCGTGAGGACGGGCCGCAATCCGCTCGGGCGGGTCAGTTCCAGTGCCGACAGGCGTACCAGCACACCGGTGATGCCCGCCTCCAGTTCGTCGATGCGCTGCTGGTCGCGCTGGAGGGCGCGGGTGAAGTGCTGGAACGGGTTGCCGGGTTCGGCCTGAGCGCGTTCCACGGCCTGGAGGACGACGACCCGCCGCATCAGGGCGATGGCCAGCGAGGCGAGTTCGAGGTGGGTTCGGAAGACACCGCCGTCGTCGTCGATGCCGGGAAACGGCTTGGTCAGCGTCGCGAGTTCGACGGCCTTGCCCTCGGGCAGTGCGTCGAGCGCGGCCTGCCATCGGCCGAGGCGAATACCGGCTTTGCCCAGTGCCTTGTCGAGGGCGTGCACCGCCGAGTCGAGTCCCAGCGAGACTCCGAGCTTGCCCTCGTCGAGCAGAATGGCCGTGGCCTTGTCGATGGCGGCACGGCAGCCGTTGAGTTCGCTCAGCTCGTCGTCGAGCTTGTCCTGCTTGAGCTCCTCCAGCAGCTCCGTGATGTGCTCGATGGCCTGCTCGCGCTTGCGGTCGGCGTGCGCGCTCACTCCCACGGCCACGGCCATGAGCACGAGCGGCGCGGCCACGGTCAGCGCAGCGCTACCGCCGACCGCGATACCCGCTGTGGCACCGGCTCCACCCGCAGCACCGGCCGCCCCCACCGCCGCCGTTCCACCGACCGGCACGAACGTCGCCTTACCGGCGAACTTGCCCGCCGCGTCCACGAAATCACCGTAGAACCCGCCGCCCGCCTTCGGCACCAAAGGGCGCACGAGGCCCTTCCCGAGCTGGGTCGCAACCTTCGCGGGCACCACAACGCGACACAGAATCTCACCGGAACCGGTAGCTCTGGCCGTCGTGAGGGAACTTCGCGACGCCTGCGTGATGAACTGCGACAAGTGCGTCGCCAAGGGACTCGCCGCGTCGAGCGGGATTCCCCGGCTCCGGTCGATCTTGTCGGGCAGGGGATGTACCTCCAGCGTGACGATCGGCTCGTCGGCCAGTGCGGCCAGCACCCCGCGCAGTTCGGCCAGGCGCTCGGCGGTCATCGACTCGCCTGCCGGCAGGACCGGCGCCCGGACGTCGGCGGTGGCCAGCGTCCACACGGGCACGGTCGTCTTGCGGTCGTCACTCATTCTCTTCGTCTCCCCTTGTCTTCCCACCTGCTCCTGAATTCTGTCGTGCCGTCAGCGCGTCCGCACCCACCCCTCCAAACCCGTCAGGTGCCTGGGCGGCCGGCTTCCCCGCCAGCCCAGCACCAGCCGCTCCCTGGCACTGGTGATCATGACGTAGTAGGCCATGCGGAGAGCCGCCTCCGTCGGGTCGGTGGCGGATTCGGACTCGGCGTCGGCGATGACGACGGTGTCGAAGTCGAGGCCCTTGGCGCTGGCGCGGTGGACGACGACACCGGGGCGGGCGAGGTCGAGGTCGCGGTAGCGGCCCGCAGAGGCGGTGGAGCTGTAGAGCTGGGGCTCGCGGGCGAGGCCCGCGCGTTCCAGGCGCCGCATCAGGTCGGCCGCCATACGCAGGGAGTTGACGATGACGCCAACGCGGTCCTGCGGGTGCCGTGCCGCCAGGGTGGTGATGTCGTCGGCGAGGTCCTTGCCGTCGGCGTAGTGGCGGACCACGGGCAGGGAGCCGCTGCGGGAGGGAAGGCGGGGCGTGGCGGTGCCGCCGGTGCGGAAGTGTTCGGCGAGGGAGGCGAATCTCTCGGGTGTTGCGGTGGTTGCCCGCGATGTCGGCGCGGCTGGTGGAGCGGCCGAGGGTGCCGGTGATCTCGTCGAGGGTGGAGTTGGTGTCGGTGAGACGCTGGCACTCGTCGGCGAAGTCGGTAACGGAGGCGGCGGCCAGGCGGGCCGTCCGGTAGAACCCCGGGGCCCGGCGGGTTTGACGACGCACGGCGGCGGGTTCCGGCACGGAGGTCGCGCACCTCTTCCTGCGCACGGGCTTCACGTGCAGTCCGACGGCAACTCCGCCTCGATCATGCGCCGTCTGGCCTCGGCCGTCGACTCCCCACCCATAGTGCCCCCCACCTGAGCGTCGAGCGCCCGGTGTTTCGGCGGTGAACCGGCCGGGCACATCCATCACATTACAGCGAGCGCGTTGACATCGTCAACAGACCAGGCACTCCTGTTTACTTGTTCGAGGAGGGTCCATTGACGGCGTCAACGGGTAAGGTGAGCGCGTCGCAGGCCCGCTCCCCCCTCCCCTCCAGGAAGGTCGCCCATGCCGCAGCTCGACCGGCTTCCCGGCACACCCGAGTTCCGCATCAAGCTGCCCAAGGGCGGCGGCGAGGCCCGCGGGTACCTGCTCAAGGAGTTCGGCGGCAACGGCACGCACAAGTTCCTTCTGCTGAAGGGCTCTTCGGTGGCCGCCGAGGCGTGGCCGGGGCTCGGCGACCACGCGCGCCGTACGCGTGCGGTACTGCGGGCGGACGGCGGCCTCGCCGACGCTCCCGCCGGTCCCGATACCTCCGCGGGTCCCGGCGCACCGTCGCACTGGACGGCGGTCCGGGACATCGCATGCAACTCCTCCTCGGCCGCCGCCGCCCTGGTCTACGGCTACGACGCCTCCGGGCCGGAGTCCTGGCGCACCGCCGAGGGGCATCCACTCGCCGACTACCTGTCCACCGGCTGGCGCCCGCCACGCAAGGCCTGGCTGGTCCGCGGCTCCAACGTCTCGGGGCACAACCTGGTACGGCGGCTGTGGCTGGAGGAGGGGCTCGTCTCGCTCGCGGGCGCGCATCTGCCGCCCCTGGAGGAGGCCGAGCCCACCAAGAGCACGCTGCGCCGCTTCGTCGAGGAGGGGTACGAAGGGGCGGCCTCGTACCACCAGAAGCGGGGCCTCGTCGACGAACTGCACGCCTTCCTCACGCAGATGCGCGTCAATGACACGGTGGCCGCCATCGCCGACGGCCGGCTGTACGCCGGGCGGATCACCGGCGAGGCCGTGCGGACCGCGTCCCCGGGCGGGCTGTCCGACTTCCGGCGGTCCGTCGCCTGGTCACCGCACGGGCACCCGTACGAGGAACTGCCGGAGGAAGTACAGCAGAAGCTGTCCGTACAGCATGACGTCGTCGACCTGACCGGGGTCCTGGAGGCACTCGACGCGCTCACCGGGTTCGCCGGGTCCGCAGGGTTCGTCGAGGGCTCGGAGGCAGTGGCGGACGGCGGCACCGACGGCGAATCCACCGCCGTACGGCCGGTGCAGCGGGAGCTGACCCTGCCGGACGTCACCGGCGAACTCGCCGCCGACCTCCTCGTCCACGACCGGGCCTGGCTGGAGGAGATACGGGAACTGCTTCTCGACGAGCGCCAGTTGGTGCTGTACGGGCCGCCGGGTACCGGCAAGACGTACCTGGCGATGAAGCTCGCCGAGTACTTCGGCGGCGGACCCGAGCAGGTCAAGATCGTGCAGTTCCATCCGTCGTACGCCTACGAGGACTTCTTCGAGGGCTTCCGGCCCGTGGAGGACCCCGAGACGCGGGAGGTGGCGTTCCGGCTGACGGCGGGCCCGCTCCGGGAACTCGCCGACCTCGCCTCCCGCGAGGGCAACCGGCACGTCCCACACTTCCTCGTCATCGACGAGATCAACCGCGCGAACCTGGCGAAGGTCTTCGGCGAGCTGTACTTCCTCCTGGAGTACCGGACGAAGTCCGTGCGCCTGACCTACTCGGGGGACGACTTCGCGCTCCCGCCCAGCCTGTTCGTGATCGGCACGATGAACACCGCCGACCGGTCCATCGCCCTGGTCGACGCGGCGATGCGGCGGCGCTTCGCGTTCGTGGAGCTGTCCCCGCGCACCGAGCCGACCGCCGGACTCCTCGCGCGCTGGCTGGCCCGCGAGGGCAAGGACCCGGAGCCGGCCAGGCTGCTGGACGCGCTCAACTCCCTCATCGGCGACGCCGACTTCGCGATCGGGCCGTCGTACCTGATGAAGCCCGGCGTGTACCGCGACGGCGGACTGGCCAGGACCTGGCGTACGAAGATCCTGCCGCTGCTGGAGGAGCACCACTACGGCGAGGGTCTGGACGTCCCCGCCCGCTACGGCCTCGACGCGCTGCGCGAGCGACTGCCGTGACCACACTGGACGTGACGTTGCGCGAGTACGGGCCCGCCGTCTCCGTGCCGCTGGACGCCGCCGCGGGGCGGGCCCTGGCTGCCTCCGGTGTCCTGCGGAGCGCCACTCCCGACCCCGAGCGCGCCGGGCACTGGCTGCTGCGCGCGGGCAGCCGCGTCGGCGCCCTGCGCACGCCCGGCGGGCACGTCGTACGGATCATGCCCAAGACGCCCGTACGGCGGCTGTTCTTCCTCCTCGGCTTCAGCCTCGACCCGGCCCGCGCCTGGCGCGACGGCCGGGAGGGCACCGTGGACACCGGCGCGTACGACGACGTCGTGCCCGCGCTCGCGCACGCCGTGGAGCGCCAGGTGGACGCGGCGCTGCGGCAGGGCGTCCTCCAGGGCTACCGGGAGGTGCGGGAGTCCGCGCTCGTGGTGCGCGGGCGGCTGCGCGAGGCCGAGCAGATCCGGCGGCACTTCGGCCGGACGCCGCCCGCCGAGATCGCCTACGACGCGTACACCGCCGACACCGCCGAGAACCGCCTGCTGCGCGCCGCCACCGAGCGGCTGCTGCGGCTGCCGGGCGTGCCCGGACCCGTGCGGCGGCGCCTCGCCCACCAGCGGGTGCGGCTCGCGGACGCGGCCCCTCTCATACGCGGGCAGGAGCTGCCGCGCTGGCAGCCCTCGCGCCTGAACTCCCGCTACCAGCCCGCCCTGCGGCTCGCCGAGGCCGTTCTGCGCGGGACGTCTCCCGAGCACCGGCCGCCCGGCGCGGACCCGCTCGCCGTGGACGGGTTCCTGCTCGACATGAACCAGCTCTTCGAGGACTTCGTCGCGGTGGCCCTGCGGGAGGCCCTGCGAGAGCACGGCCTGACCGCACGCCTCCAGGACCCGCACCACCTCGACACCGCGGGCGACCTGCGCATCCGTCCGGACCTGGTCGTCCGCAGCGGTGACGGCCGCACGCCGGTCGCCGTCGTGGACGCCAAGTACAAGGTGGAGAAGGCCGACGGCGCCCCTCACGCCGACCTGTACCAGGCCCTCGCCTACGCCACCGTCCTCGGCCTGCGCGAGGCGCACCTGGTGTACGCGGCCGGGCAGCGGGCCGAGCGCTTCCACGAGGTGCGGGGAACGGCCGCCGCTCCGGGCGGCCGGGGCACGCGGCTGTACCGGCACAGCCTCGACCTGTCCCGGGACCCGGACCACCTGCTGGCCGCCGTCCGGCACATCGCCGGGCGGCTGACCGGAGATCGCCCGGCCCCCCGCTCATGAGAACCCGTCAGGCTCATGAAAGTCCGTCCGGCTCATGAAAACCCGTCAGGCAGAGAGGAAGACACCGTATGCCCCGGCTCGCCTTCACCCAGAGCTTCTGGGACGGCTACGACACCCTGGAAAAGCCGGTCCGGGCCGGGGTACGCAAGGCGATGGCCAAGTTCCAGGCCCTGAGCGCCGCCGACCTCAACGCGGACAAGGGACTGCACCTGGAGTCCGTCGAGAAGGCCCGTGACCCGCGGATGCGCACCATCCGCGTCACCGACTTCTGGCGGGGCGTCGTCCTCGCCCCCGACGACGGCAGCGATGTCTTCCTCCTGGTCAACGTCCTGCCGCACGACGACGCCTACACCTGGGCCGCGAAACGCCTGTACAGCGCGAACACCGCGACCCGCGCCCTGGAGGTACGTGACGCCGTCGCCCTGGACGAGCTGACACCGCTGTACGAGACGGCCGCGCGCACGGCACCCCGGCTGCTGTTCGCGGACGTCTCCGACGGCACGCTGCGCGAACTCGGCATCGACGACCAGGTGTTGCGCGCGGCACGGTCCCTGGCGGACAAGGCCCAGCTGGAGGCGTTCGCCACGCTGCTGCCGGAGGACCAGCTGGAGGTGCTCCAGTACCTCGCGGAGGGGTTCAGCCCCGAGGACGTCTACCGGGACGTCGTGGCCGTCCGCCGGCCCGCCGACGCGCCCGCCGAGCCGGTCGAGGACCTGGCCACGGTGATCGCCAACACGTCCGCGCGCATCCGCCTCGTCACCGGTCCGCACGAGCTGGAGGAGGCGCTGGCGAAGCCGTTCGCGGCGTGGCGGGTGTTCCTGCACCCCTCGCAGCGGCGCGTCGCCTACCGCACCTCGTACGGCGGTCCCGTCCAGGTCACGGGCGGGCCGGGAACGGGCAAGACCGTGGCCGCGCTGCACCGGGTCAAGCACCTGCTCGGCCGCTCCACGGACGGCCGTGTCCTGCTGACGACGTACACCAACGCGCTCGCCGCCGGACTGCGCGAGATGCTGGGCCTGCTCCTCGACGGGGACGAGGAGCTGCTGGCGCGGGTCGACGTGACGACGGTCGACGCGTTCGCCCACGGTGTCGTGCGCGCGCGGTCGGCGGCCGTGCCCAGGCCGCTCGGCGACCGGGAGCAGCGGCAGCTGTGGGAGAAGACGGTCAAGCAGCTCGAACTGCCCTTCAGCGCCCGGTTCCTGGCCCTGGAGTACCGGCACGTCGTCCTCGGCCAGAACCTGGGCGGCCTCGACGCCTACCTCGGCGCGAGCCGACGCGGCCGCGGCACCGGGCTCGGGCCCGCACGACGACGGGAGGTGTGGAGCGGCGTGGAGCGGTTCGAGCAGCTGCTGCGCGACCGCGGCGAGACCACCCACCTGCGGACCTGTGCCCGCGCGGCGGAACTCCTCGCCGGCGCGCCCGCTCCGTACGCCCATGTCGTCGTGGACGAGGCGCAGGACCTGCACCCCGCGCAGTGGCGGGTGCTGCGGGCCGCCGTGGCGCCCGGTCCCGACGACCTGTTCCTCACCGGCGACCCGCACCAGCGGATCTACGACTCCCGGGTGTCGCTCGGCTCCCTGGGCATCGCCACGGCCGGCCGCAGCTTCCGGCTGCGCGTCAACTACCGCTCGACCGAGGAGATCCTGGCCTGGTCGGCGCGGCTCCTCGCGCCCGTCTCCGTCGACGCGCTCGACGGCGAGGGAACGGACTCGCTGGCCGGGTACCGCTCGCTGCTGCACGGGAGCCGCCCCCGGGCCCGGGGGTACGCGAGCCGGCAGGAGGAGACCGAGGCGCTGGTGGAGCGGGTGCGGGCGCTGCTCGCGGAGGGTCTCGCGCCGCACGAGGTCGGCGTGTGCGCACGCTTCAACCTCTCGCTGGACGCGGCGGAGGAGAAGCTGAGGGCCGCGGGCATCCCGGTGCTGCGGGTCAAGGGGCAGGCCGCGCAGGGCGTGGGGGTGGGCGCGGGCGTTGACGGGGTGCGGCTGGCGACGATGCACGCGATGAAGGGGCTTGAGTTCCGCGCGGTGTCCGTCCTCGGCGCCGGCGAGGGCTCGGTCCCGTTCACCCGTGAGATCACTCCGCGTGAGGCGGACCCGTTGCAGCACGACGCCGATCTGCTCCGCGAGCGCTGCCTGCTCTTCGTCGCCTGCACGCGGGCGCGCGAGGCACTGAGCGTGACGTGGAGCGGAACACCGAGCCCGTTCCTGCCGGAGGGGGCCTGACCGGCCGGGACACATGGGTCAGCCTGACCGGCTGGGATGCTGTCACCGGCCGGGACGGTCTGACCGGCCGGGACGGTCTCACCTGGCCGGGACCGCCTGACCGCGCGGGACGACATGGCCGGCCCGGACCACCTGGCCGCCCGGGGCGGTCGAACCGGCCAGGACCACCTGGCCGGCCGGGACGCCTGACCGGCCCGGGACCGCCTGGCCCCTTGGGACGGGCAGACGTCGCCGGACGACATGGCCGACCCCGACCCCCTGACCGCCCGGGACGGCCGAACCGGCCAGGACCATCCGACCGCCCGGGACGCCTGACCAGCCAGGACCACCTGGCCGGCCGGGACGCCTGACCAGCCAGGAGCGCCTGGGCTCTTGGGACGGGCAGACGTCGCCGGACGACATGGCCGGCCCGGACCACCTGGCCGCCCGGGGCGGTCGAACCGGCCGGAGCCGCCTGACCGGTCGGGGCCGCCCAGTTGGTCGTGGGGCTCTCACTCGTGCGGGGCGAGGGCGCCCGTGGCCAGGCCGTCTCGGGCGGTTTCGGCGAGGCGCCGGCTCAGTTCGTCGGCCTTGCGCATGCCCTCCTCGAACGCGGTGAGGGCGCGGAAGGCGGATCCGTAGCGGCGCTGGTCGTCGATGCCCATGCGGGGGACACGGGAGCCCTTGCCGTCGAGGCGGTAGGTCCCGCTGGCGCTGGTGGACCGGCGGGCGTTGCCGGAGCTGCGCAGGAAGCCCCGCAGATAGTCGGTGTCGAGCTGATCGCTCGCCGACACCGGCTCCTGACCCTCGTAGGCGACGAGTCCGGCACGGGCGAGTTCCGCGACGCTGGTCGTGGCTGCGTCGAGCGAGCGCGGTCCGCCGCCCGCCACCAGCTCGGGCAGGAGCGCGGCGAGCCGGCGGATCTGCTCCTCCAGCTCCTCGCGCAGAGCGGCGTACTCGCCGGGATAGTCGCGGTGCCGGGACCGCAGGTGGCTGCCGGGGGTCAGGTCGACGGTGTCGTCCAGCAGCTCGATCAGGGGTACGTCGGCGACCTGGTCGTGCCGTGGCTCCAGGCTCCCCTCGGGACTGTTGCCGGTCAGGTCGACCATCCGCACCGAGTGGTTCGTGTCCGCGCCCGTCGTACTCTCGGGGCGACGCAGGCACCAGAGGTGGACGGGGAGGGCGTGCGAGGTCGCCGTACCCGGCGGCAGGGCCACCACCTGGCGCAGGATGCCCCGGCGCACCAGTTCCGAACGGATGCGGCGGCCCGCCCTGCGGTAGGCCGCCGACGCCGGCATGACCATGAGGACCTGGCCGCCGGTCCCGGTGTGCGCGTAGGCGTGCTGGAGCCAGGCGAGTTCCCCCTCCGCCTTGGACGGGACGCCGAGTTCCCAGCGCGAGTCGAGCAGCAGGTCCTCCCGCCCCCAGTCGGTCACTCCGGTCGGGGGGTCGCAGACGACCAGATCGGCCTTGAGGTCCGCCCAGGCGTCCGCCCGCAGGGAGTCCCCCGCCACGACCCGCACGCCGGACCGCCCCAGGACGTCGGCGCGGAGCTGCGCGAACCGGGCGCTGTCGGCGTCCGTCTCCTGCCCGTGGCACCGCGTCCCCGTGCCGGACGCGACGGACAGCAGCAGCACTCCGGTCCCGCAGGCGGGGTCGAGGACCGTGGCACCGTCGGCCGGCTCGGGAGCGAAGTGGCGGACTGCGCGCACGACGCGCTCGGCAGTCACCTGATCGGATCCCGCACGCCGGGCGGAGTCCATGAAACGTTCCGTCAGACCGTTCACGAGCTCGACGGGATCCCCGGCCTGGACGAGTTCCCGCAGCCGCGTGGCGACGTCGTCCGGAAGCGCCGGACCGGATTCACCCGCCAGTACCGCGGCCACCGCCGCCAGACCGGCGACCATCTGCTCGCCGTACGCGGCCCGCATGCTCTGCCACAACTCGACCTCGGGCGACACCTCCTGGCCCTTGCGCTGCCTGTCCAGCCAGTCCTGGACCTCGGCGAGCGCGTAGAGCGGGCTGTTCGCGGCGCCTGCCGCGGGCGCGGGGAAGTCGTCGTAGCGCCGACGCCAGTTGGACACGGCCGCCCGCGTGACTCCGGCCAACCGAGCGATCTCGGAACCGGTGACCAGGGGGCCGACCGGAGAAGCGGCGTTGTCCGTCATGGGCCCAGCGTACACGCGGCGCTATTCACATTCAGGGGTCGATACGTTGACGACGTTCACAGTATCCGGGCAGGTCGTCCACGGTATGCACACAGGGAGCGTTGGGCGGGCGCTGCGCCTGTGAGCTGCCTCACCCGGCGGCGCCGGCCCGGGTGGGGAAACGCATGGTCGGCGCGTCTATTTTGCCGTCCGGGGCCGTCCGCGGCCGCTCGCTGGCCGGATACGTCAATAATCTGTCATTGCAGCCAGTGCGGCGGCCGATACAGGCTGTCACCGTGCTGGAGCGACGTGTTGTTGTGGTGGTGTACGCGGGGGCGATGGCCCTGGACATCACCGGACCGATTGAAGTGTTCGATACCGCGAACCGGCTCCTGGGGGCCTCGGGGACCCCCTACCGGACCGACTTCGTCTCCGCCGACGCGCCGCTGGTGCGCACGAGTTCGGGGGTGGTGCTCGGTGCGTCGCCGCTGGAGGCGGGGGAAGGACCGATCGACACCCTGCTCGTGCCGGGTGGCTGGAGTCTCGACCGGGCGCTGCGGGACCAGGAGTTGGTCTCCTGGATCGGCCGGGCGGCGGCCCGGTCGCGCAGGGTCGCCTCCGTGTGCGGCGGATCCTTCCTGCTGGCCGAGGCGGGCCTCCTCGACGGCAGACGCGCCACCACGCACTGGGCGTACAGCGAGGCGATGGCGTGCCGCTATCCGCGCGTGACGGTGGACGCCGAACCGATCTTCGTGTGGGACGGCCCCTTCGTGACCTCGGCGGGCGTGTCGACGGGCATCGACATGGCGCTGGCGCTGGTGGAGGCCGACCACGGGGCGGCGCTCGCGCTGGAGACGGCGCGGTTCCTGGTGCTGTTCCTCAAACGGCACGGCGGGCAGTCGCAGTACAGCGCCGTCCTCGACGCCCAGTTGGCCGACCATCCGCCGATCCGGGCGGCGCAGGAGTGGATCCTGGCCAACCTGGACAGCCCGCTGCCCGTGGCCGAGATCGCGCGGCAGGCCAATATGAGCCACCGCAACTTCGCCCGGGTCTTCCGGCGCGAGGTGGGCACGACACCCGGCCAGTACGTCGAGCGGACGCGTATCGCCCGCGCCCGCGAGCTCCTGGAGACCACCGACCTGACGATCGGCCAGATCGCCGGCCGCTGCGGGTTCCCCGCCACCGAGACGTTCTTCCGCTCCTTCGGGCGGACCCTGGGCCTCACCCCCAAGGAATACCGGCACCGGTTCCAGGTCATCACGCCGTCCGGTCTCATCGACCGGCACCACGAGAGGGAGTCGAGTCCCGCATGACCACCACGGCGGCGGAAGCGTCCGCAGCGCGATCGTTACGACTGGTCGACCACCTGGCCGGGGAACTCGCCAGGACCGGCGTCACCCACCTGTTCGGTGTCGGCGGCGCGAACATCGAGGACCTGTACGACGCCGTGCACCGCGGCGGCGCCGTGCGCGGCGTCGTCGCCAAGCATGAGTTCTCCGCCGTGACCATGGCCGACGGGTACGCCCGGACCACCGGGCGCCTCGGCGTGGTCGCCGCCACCTCGGGGGGCGGGGCGATGAACCTCGTACCGGGTCTGGCGGAGGCGTACGCCTCCCGGGTGCCCGTCCTGGCCCTGGTGGGCCAGCCGCCGACCGGCCAGGAGGGGCAGGGCGCGTTCCAGGACTCCAGCGGCAAGGCCGGCTCCTTCGACGCGCGGGAGGTCTTCGCGCCGGTCTCCCGGTTCTGCGCGTGGGTAGACGAGCCGGACGCCTTCCCGGAGTTGCTCCACCGTGCGATCGCGGCGGCCGAGGCGGAGCCTCGCGGGCCGGCGGTGCTGTTGCTGCCGAAGGACGTGCAGCAGGCGTCGATTCGCTTGCCGGTTACCGGCGGACCGGGCTGGGCGGAGGGCGGACCGGACCTGGCCGAGGGCGGACCGGGACTGGCCGAGGGCGGGCTGGCCCGCGCGGAGGGCGGCCCAGCGCCGGCGGCGGGCGGTCCGGCCCCGGCGCAGGGCGTCCCAGCCCCAGCGTCGGACGGCCCGGCCCCGGCGCAGGGCGTCCCAGCCCCAGCGTCGGACGGCCCGGCCCCGGCGCAGGGCGTCCCAGCCCCAGCGTCGGACGGCCCGGCCCCGGCGCAGGGCGTCCCAGCCCCAGCGTCGGACGGCCCGGCCCCAGCGGACGGCGTCCCAG
Coding sequences within it:
- a CDS encoding UvrD-helicase domain-containing protein translates to MPRLAFTQSFWDGYDTLEKPVRAGVRKAMAKFQALSAADLNADKGLHLESVEKARDPRMRTIRVTDFWRGVVLAPDDGSDVFLLVNVLPHDDAYTWAAKRLYSANTATRALEVRDAVALDELTPLYETAARTAPRLLFADVSDGTLRELGIDDQVLRAARSLADKAQLEAFATLLPEDQLEVLQYLAEGFSPEDVYRDVVAVRRPADAPAEPVEDLATVIANTSARIRLVTGPHELEEALAKPFAAWRVFLHPSQRRVAYRTSYGGPVQVTGGPGTGKTVAALHRVKHLLGRSTDGRVLLTTYTNALAAGLREMLGLLLDGDEELLARVDVTTVDAFAHGVVRARSAAVPRPLGDREQRQLWEKTVKQLELPFSARFLALEYRHVVLGQNLGGLDAYLGASRRGRGTGLGPARRREVWSGVERFEQLLRDRGETTHLRTCARAAELLAGAPAPYAHVVVDEAQDLHPAQWRVLRAAVAPGPDDLFLTGDPHQRIYDSRVSLGSLGIATAGRSFRLRVNYRSTEEILAWSARLLAPVSVDALDGEGTDSLAGYRSLLHGSRPRARGYASRQEETEALVERVRALLAEGLAPHEVGVCARFNLSLDAAEEKLRAAGIPVLRVKGQAAQGVGVGAGVDGVRLATMHAMKGLEFRAVSVLGAGEGSVPFTREITPREADPLQHDADLLRERCLLFVACTRAREALSVTWSGTPSPFLPEGA
- a CDS encoding N-6 DNA methylase, translating into MTDNAASPVGPLVTGSEIARLAGVTRAAVSNWRRRYDDFPAPAAGAANSPLYALAEVQDWLDRQRKGQEVSPEVELWQSMRAAYGEQMVAGLAAVAAVLAGESGPALPDDVATRLRELVQAGDPVELVNGLTERFMDSARRAGSDQVTAERVVRAVRHFAPEPADGATVLDPACGTGVLLLSVASGTGTRCHGQETDADSARFAQLRADVLGRSGVRVVAGDSLRADAWADLKADLVVCDPPTGVTDWGREDLLLDSRWELGVPSKAEGELAWLQHAYAHTGTGGQVLMVMPASAAYRRAGRRIRSELVRRGILRQVVALPPGTATSHALPVHLWCLRRPESTTGADTNHSVRMVDLTGNSPEGSLEPRHDQVADVPLIELLDDTVDLTPGSHLRSRHRDYPGEYAALREELEEQIRRLAALLPELVAGGGPRSLDAATTSVAELARAGLVAYEGQEPVSASDQLDTDYLRGFLRSSGNARRSTSASGTYRLDGKGSRVPRMGIDDQRRYGSAFRALTAFEEGMRKADELSRRLAETARDGLATGALAPHE
- a CDS encoding GlxA family transcriptional regulator codes for the protein MLERRVVVVVYAGAMALDITGPIEVFDTANRLLGASGTPYRTDFVSADAPLVRTSSGVVLGASPLEAGEGPIDTLLVPGGWSLDRALRDQELVSWIGRAAARSRRVASVCGGSFLLAEAGLLDGRRATTHWAYSEAMACRYPRVTVDAEPIFVWDGPFVTSAGVSTGIDMALALVEADHGAALALETARFLVLFLKRHGGQSQYSAVLDAQLADHPPIRAAQEWILANLDSPLPVAEIARQANMSHRNFARVFRREVGTTPGQYVERTRIARARELLETTDLTIGQIAGRCGFPATETFFRSFGRTLGLTPKEYRHRFQVITPSGLIDRHHERESSPA